In Methanomicrobia archaeon, the following are encoded in one genomic region:
- the truD gene encoding tRNA pseudouridine(13) synthase TruD encodes MSMVLEASPEAERRIGIRYYATTTAGIGGTIKAQPADFVVREVTNRTEGTEGKYLIAELTKTNWDTHTIAREIARRLRVSRNRIGFAGTKDKFAVTTQKISLWDTAEPELERVRITDVSLRPIGRSNRPISLGDLYGNEFIIVIRNVQGDPAAIQAKIDAITTELKVGGGVPNYFGVQRFGTTRPITHRVGKQLISNDLKGAVMSYIGEIFPEEGAEAKTARALCNQGELKACLKQMPVSLSYERAMLNELVKSTAGARGEAQFRTAFSVLPKNLQKLFVHAYQAYLFNLMVSLRLERGLPFNEAVLGDVVCYHDERGIPDPERVEKVTVEKLDGINRLIRHGRAFVTAPLVGSATEFDAGAVGELERAVLSNEQVAPEQFELEALPELSSKGSRRPLLVPVALSVPEVSVDELNPDRWQVRLEFFLPRGSYATVVLREFVKH; translated from the coding sequence ATGAGCATGGTTTTAGAGGCGAGCCCGGAAGCCGAGCGACGTATCGGGATCAGGTATTACGCGACAACGACTGCGGGGATCGGCGGCACGATTAAAGCGCAACCCGCGGACTTCGTCGTGCGTGAAGTGACGAACCGGACTGAAGGGACTGAGGGAAAGTATCTGATCGCCGAGCTGACCAAGACCAACTGGGACACCCACACCATCGCGCGGGAGATCGCGCGCCGATTGCGCGTCAGCCGGAACCGGATCGGGTTCGCGGGCACGAAGGATAAGTTCGCGGTCACCACGCAGAAGATCAGCCTCTGGGATACCGCCGAACCCGAGCTGGAGCGTGTGCGGATCACGGACGTCTCGCTGCGCCCGATCGGGCGCTCAAACAGGCCGATCTCGTTAGGCGACCTGTACGGAAACGAGTTCATCATCGTTATCCGGAATGTTCAAGGCGACCCAGCAGCGATTCAGGCGAAGATCGATGCGATAACCACAGAGCTCAAAGTCGGGGGGGGCGTCCCGAACTACTTTGGTGTCCAGCGGTTCGGCACCACCCGCCCGATCACGCACCGCGTGGGCAAGCAGCTCATCTCCAACGATCTAAAAGGGGCGGTCATGTCCTATATCGGCGAGATCTTCCCCGAGGAGGGCGCGGAGGCAAAAACTGCGCGCGCACTATGCAACCAGGGCGAGCTCAAAGCCTGCTTGAAGCAGATGCCGGTCTCCCTGAGCTACGAGCGCGCGATGCTGAACGAGCTGGTCAAGAGCACAGCAGGAGCGCGCGGAGAAGCGCAGTTCCGTACGGCATTTTCCGTACTCCCCAAAAACTTACAGAAACTGTTCGTGCACGCTTACCAGGCATACCTCTTCAATCTCATGGTCAGCCTGCGTCTGGAGCGTGGCCTGCCGTTCAACGAGGCGGTGCTCGGCGACGTTGTCTGCTATCATGACGAGCGTGGCATACCGGATCCCGAGCGCGTAGAAAAAGTCACTGTGGAGAAATTAGACGGGATCAACCGGTTGATCAGACACGGCAGGGCGTTCGTTACCGCGCCGCTCGTGGGTTCCGCAACGGAGTTCGATGCGGGTGCGGTGGGCGAGCTTGAGCGCGCGGTGCTCAGCAACGAGCAGGTTGCACCCGAGCAGTTCGAGCTCGAAGCACTTCCTGAACTGAGCTCGAAAGGGTCGAGACGACCGCTGCTGGTACCCGTGGCACTGAGCGTACCTGAGGTAAGCGTGGACGAGCTCAATCCCGATCGGTGGCAGGTGCGATTGGAATTCTTCCTGCCGCGAGGATCCTACGCCACCGTGGTGCTCCGTGAGTTTGTAAAGCACTGA
- a CDS encoding DUF362 domain-containing protein yields the protein MAEVYRLAALHTPASVRKLLQSVADIERDALVAVKLHMGELINYRFIRPPFVRELVMAVKEAGGKPFLTDTTTLIHRARHNAVEYLETARRNGFNFATVGAPVLIADGLKGESGVMVETGGTLVTEVELGQAIYEADYLIVVSHCTGHISVGYAGALKDLGMGCCSTNGKRAVYRFAIPHIDGDTCERCESCVAACPYAAIQLNGVPVIDTQKCIGCARCVSACPTGALHYPEGWDEQYFTALVEVANAVLRKFGTQRCFINFLTDVTAMCDCTFQEEPLLPDLGALASRDLLSIEQASYDLIRAVAGRDLFHELFGIAVERQFSRAELLGMGERTYKVTAVC from the coding sequence ATGGCTGAGGTTTATCGGCTCGCGGCACTGCACACCCCCGCCAGCGTGCGTAAGTTGCTCCAGTCCGTCGCGGACATAGAGCGTGATGCCCTGGTCGCGGTGAAGCTCCATATGGGCGAACTGATCAATTACCGCTTCATCCGCCCGCCATTCGTGCGCGAACTCGTCATGGCGGTCAAAGAAGCAGGCGGCAAACCGTTCCTCACCGATACCACTACCCTGATTCACCGTGCGCGGCACAATGCGGTCGAGTATTTGGAAACCGCGCGACGAAACGGGTTCAATTTCGCCACAGTTGGCGCGCCTGTGCTTATCGCTGATGGCTTGAAGGGCGAGAGTGGTGTGATGGTCGAGACCGGCGGCACGCTCGTCACCGAGGTCGAGCTGGGCCAGGCGATCTACGAAGCCGACTACCTGATCGTGGTATCCCACTGCACCGGGCATATCAGCGTTGGTTACGCCGGCGCACTGAAGGATCTCGGCATGGGCTGCTGCTCGACGAATGGCAAACGGGCGGTTTACCGCTTCGCGATTCCTCATATTGACGGCGATACGTGCGAGCGCTGCGAGAGCTGCGTAGCTGCCTGTCCGTACGCGGCCATCCAGCTGAACGGCGTTCCGGTCATTGACACTCAAAAGTGCATCGGCTGCGCGCGCTGTGTCTCTGCCTGCCCGACCGGGGCGCTACACTACCCCGAGGGGTGGGATGAGCAGTACTTTACTGCTCTGGTCGAAGTTGCAAACGCGGTGCTCAGGAAGTTCGGCACTCAGCGCTGCTTCATCAATTTCCTCACGGACGTTACCGCGATGTGTGACTGCACCTTCCAGGAAGAGCCCCTGCTGCCGGATCTTGGCGCACTTGCCTCACGTGATCTCCTGAGTATCGAGCAGGCCTCCTATGATCTCATACGGGCGGTCGCAGGCCGGGATCTCTTCCATGAGCTCTTCGGCATTGCGGTCGAGCGTCAGTTCAGCCGCGCCGAATTGCTCGGCATGGGTGAACGGACCTATAAGGTGACTGCGGTGTGCTGA
- a CDS encoding formylmethanofuran dehydrogenase subunit C — protein sequence MAELTNGARKGGRKMQTITLKLKDAVVSGVAKVPVEVDALTPDQLFGKNEAGIKAVKVWWGNRQEQTGDLFEVSLAGDAASADDVKLVFEGDLRRVKRIGEGMKTGEIEARGDVDMHCGAMMEGGKLVVKGSADCWAGREMRGGELVIEGDAEDNLCAMYRGEMTGMTGGKVTVFGNVGELTGQYMAGGEILIKGNAKMLAGLNMKGGKIIIEGDAKWPGADMTGGEILVKGATEMMPSFKFLETTPVDGAEYKKYLGDFAMGERKAKGTLYVR from the coding sequence ATGGCGGAGCTAACTAACGGAGCGAGAAAAGGAGGAAGAAAAATGCAGACGATAACCTTAAAATTAAAGGACGCGGTCGTGAGCGGTGTCGCAAAGGTTCCCGTTGAGGTGGACGCGTTAACGCCTGATCAGCTCTTCGGCAAGAACGAAGCGGGGATCAAAGCGGTAAAGGTCTGGTGGGGGAATCGCCAGGAGCAGACCGGCGATCTCTTCGAGGTGAGCCTCGCGGGCGACGCGGCAAGCGCAGATGACGTGAAGCTCGTCTTTGAAGGTGATTTGAGGCGTGTGAAGCGCATCGGCGAGGGCATGAAAACCGGCGAGATCGAGGCACGTGGTGACGTCGATATGCACTGCGGTGCGATGATGGAAGGCGGCAAGCTCGTGGTTAAGGGCAGCGCAGACTGCTGGGCCGGCCGTGAGATGCGCGGTGGCGAGCTGGTCATCGAAGGTGACGCGGAGGACAACCTCTGTGCGATGTACCGCGGTGAGATGACGGGCATGACCGGTGGCAAGGTCACGGTCTTCGGTAATGTCGGAGAGCTCACGGGCCAGTACATGGCCGGTGGCGAGATCCTGATCAAGGGTAACGCGAAGATGCTCGCTGGCCTGAACATGAAAGGCGGCAAGATCATCATTGAGGGCGATGCAAAGTGGCCAGGCGCCGACATGACCGGTGGTGAGATCCTGGTGAAGGGCGCGACCGAGATGATGCCGTCGTTCAAGTTCCTCGAGACCACCCCGGTGGATGGCGCTGAGTATAAGAAGTATCTCGGCGATTTCGCCATGGGTGAGCGGAAGGCAAAAGGCACACTGTACGTGAGGTGA
- a CDS encoding formylmethanofuran dehydrogenase subunit B: MAEITDVVCSLCGCVCDDIVLDVENNEVVKVKRGACSVGKAKLLGHHRIPHPMIRENGQLKEVSYDEAIKKSAEILYNSRRPLMYGWSSTVCEADKVGVLLAEELGAVIDNTASVCHGPSVLAIQDVGLPSCTLGEVKNRADLIIYWGANPAYAHANHMKRYSYVSKGFWTQEGKKDKKLVIVDPRKTMTTKMADVFVQIKQGYDYPVFSALRAILRGHADIVPDEVGGVSKAQLMEIAEMVKGAKFVMTFFGMGVTHTGARHNNIVNAIQFTRAAHTHTKASIMPLRGHYNVAGINQVLTWETGFPFAIDMARGYPWYNPGEDSATDCLWRGDCDSALIIASDPGAHFPGPSLRHMAKIPVIQIDPFANPTTEFADIIIPTAVSGIDAEGSVYRMDNIPIRLRKIIDSDVPTDEEILERMLTEIRALRAKEVQ, from the coding sequence ATGGCGGAAATAACTGATGTAGTATGCTCACTCTGTGGGTGCGTATGCGATGATATAGTGCTGGATGTGGAGAATAACGAAGTCGTTAAGGTGAAGCGTGGCGCGTGCTCGGTGGGCAAGGCCAAGTTGCTCGGGCATCACCGGATCCCTCATCCGATGATCAGGGAGAACGGTCAGCTGAAAGAGGTCTCGTACGATGAAGCGATCAAGAAATCGGCGGAGATACTGTACAACTCGCGTCGTCCGCTTATGTACGGCTGGAGTTCTACGGTCTGCGAAGCGGATAAGGTGGGTGTGCTGCTAGCCGAGGAACTCGGTGCGGTGATCGATAACACAGCCTCGGTCTGTCACGGGCCTTCCGTACTGGCGATCCAGGATGTGGGGCTGCCCTCGTGCACGCTCGGCGAGGTGAAGAACCGGGCGGATCTCATCATCTACTGGGGGGCGAATCCGGCCTATGCGCATGCAAACCACATGAAGCGTTACTCGTACGTCTCAAAGGGCTTCTGGACTCAGGAGGGCAAGAAGGACAAGAAACTGGTAATCGTTGATCCGCGGAAGACGATGACCACGAAGATGGCGGATGTCTTCGTCCAGATCAAACAGGGCTACGATTATCCGGTCTTCTCTGCGCTCCGTGCGATCCTGCGAGGCCATGCGGACATCGTGCCCGATGAGGTCGGCGGTGTCTCGAAGGCGCAGCTGATGGAAATCGCTGAGATGGTTAAGGGTGCAAAATTCGTGATGACCTTCTTCGGTATGGGCGTGACACACACGGGCGCGCGGCACAACAATATTGTGAACGCGATCCAATTCACGCGCGCGGCGCACACACATACCAAAGCGAGCATCATGCCGCTCCGCGGCCATTACAACGTGGCGGGCATCAACCAGGTACTTACCTGGGAGACCGGCTTCCCGTTCGCGATTGATATGGCCCGGGGGTATCCGTGGTATAACCCCGGCGAGGATTCGGCGACCGATTGTCTCTGGCGAGGGGACTGCGATTCCGCACTGATCATCGCTTCTGATCCCGGTGCGCACTTCCCGGGACCGTCACTGAGACATATGGCAAAAATACCGGTTATTCAGATAGATCCGTTCGCGAACCCGACAACGGAATTCGCGGACATCATCATCCCAACGGCAGTGAGCGGGATCGATGCAGAGGGCAGCGTCTATCGTATGGACAATATACCCATTCGACTGCGCAAGATCATCGATTCGGACGTCCCAACCGATGAGGAGATCCTTGAGCGGATGCTGACAGAGATCAGAGCGTTACGAGCAAAGGAGGTGCAGTAA
- a CDS encoding MBL fold metallo-hydrolase, with amino-acid sequence MVEITVYGGAGEIGGNKILVEDQGTRLMLDFGTRMGFASAFFSEFLGVRSNTALKDKLTIGALPVIPGVYRRDLISPEGVEELTTNIYSRILSPDSELFRVPGLITYEDYYREHGRGYIDGILLTHAHMDHTGDIGFLHPTIPLYCSKNTQTLVDAIDDVTNFTSEAVRSKRSCVAFTKRGAVPESPRIDHKEELVRDCRTLEDGEVLTIGSFRVALIAVDHSVPGAASYVLTCDGAGKPLRILYTGDIRFHGTKGTTIDDYVSAIGSGVDIMICEGTRIDSDSQLTEERVCSKITEEIAGTDGLVFVEFSWKDTTRYETISKAAVSCGRTFVINARLAYVLNKLELTPLPEHVSVFLKRKGSCFYSPNDYSTYKHEYGYSVDKETWTADASHYNNGLVAEEIKSNPRKYVVMLSYYDLGQLFDLADAAGKIPGSRYIRAQCEPFSDEMELDEERLINWLDAFGIGYRLGATPLPVGCTNPSCSKLRKRIERSHVSGHASRPELQELISKVNPRIVIPVHTERPEAFKDLVTALRKEIWVIIPELGETYRF; translated from the coding sequence ATGGTTGAAATCACCGTGTATGGCGGAGCGGGTGAAATCGGTGGCAATAAGATCCTGGTGGAAGACCAGGGAACCCGCCTCATGCTGGACTTCGGAACCCGAATGGGTTTTGCCTCGGCCTTCTTTTCGGAGTTTCTCGGTGTTCGATCGAACACGGCATTGAAGGATAAACTCACCATAGGGGCCCTTCCGGTTATACCGGGTGTATACCGACGCGATTTGATCAGTCCAGAAGGCGTAGAGGAGCTGACAACCAACATATATAGCAGGATACTCTCACCGGATTCGGAGCTGTTCAGGGTGCCCGGACTCATTACCTACGAGGACTACTACAGAGAGCATGGACGGGGTTATATCGATGGGATATTACTTACCCACGCTCATATGGATCATACGGGTGATATCGGTTTTCTTCACCCTACCATTCCACTTTACTGCTCAAAGAATACCCAGACACTGGTCGATGCAATTGACGATGTGACGAATTTCACGTCAGAGGCAGTACGGTCGAAGAGATCCTGTGTTGCGTTCACGAAGCGAGGAGCCGTGCCGGAAAGCCCGAGAATAGATCATAAGGAAGAGCTGGTTCGCGATTGCAGGACCCTGGAGGACGGTGAAGTGCTGACCATAGGTTCCTTTCGTGTTGCTCTGATAGCGGTTGATCATTCCGTTCCCGGGGCTGCAAGCTACGTCCTGACGTGTGATGGTGCGGGTAAGCCATTGCGTATCCTTTACACCGGTGACATACGGTTTCACGGTACTAAAGGCACTACAATTGACGATTATGTCAGTGCGATAGGTAGCGGTGTAGACATTATGATCTGCGAGGGTACCCGGATAGATTCGGACTCTCAGCTTACCGAAGAGCGGGTCTGCTCTAAGATCACGGAAGAGATTGCCGGTACAGACGGCCTGGTGTTTGTTGAGTTCAGCTGGAAAGATACCACGCGCTATGAAACGATCAGTAAGGCGGCGGTGTCTTGCGGGCGGACATTCGTTATAAACGCTCGGCTTGCTTACGTCTTGAACAAACTTGAGCTAACACCATTGCCCGAACACGTGTCGGTATTTCTCAAACGCAAAGGGAGCTGTTTTTACTCGCCCAATGACTACTCGACCTATAAGCACGAATATGGTTATTCCGTTGATAAAGAAACGTGGACCGCGGATGCCAGTCATTACAACAACGGTTTGGTGGCTGAAGAGATCAAGTCCAACCCGCGCAAGTACGTCGTGATGCTCTCTTATTATGATTTAGGGCAGCTGTTTGACTTAGCCGATGCTGCGGGAAAAATACCGGGATCGCGCTACATACGAGCACAATGCGAGCCGTTCTCAGACGAGATGGAGCTGGACGAGGAACGATTGATCAATTGGTTAGATGCCTTTGGGATCGGGTATCGTTTGGGTGCGACGCCGCTCCCGGTGGGTTGTACTAATCCTAGCTGTTCCAAGCTGAGAAAACGGATAGAGCGGTCACATGTTTCCGGTCACGCATCACGACCAGAGCTGCAGGAACTCATCAGCAAGGTCAATCCGCGAATTGTGATTCCGGTTCATACTGAACGACCAGAAGCATTCAAAGACCTTGTTACTGCGCTGCGTAAAGAAATATGGGTGATCATTCCGGAATTGGGCGAGACGTACCGGTTCTAA
- a CDS encoding formylmethanofuran dehydrogenase subunit A produces the protein MAAESELIIKNGVVFDPINGVKGEQKDICIRGGKIVDSVSNPKVIDAEGRVVMPGGVDIHAHIAGGKVNSGRLMRPEDGRKGLVPKTKVCRAQSGYSVPNTFATGYRYAMMGYTFVMEAAMPPLAARHTHEEMIDIPILDNAAMPLIDNNWMTLEYIKSGDIDLLAAYIAWMIKATKGYGVKVVNPGGTEAWAWAKNCSLHDPVPTFDVTPAEIVKGLAEAMEKYEMPHSVHVHPNMLGHPGNFEVTTATYDLVKGIRPYRDRPTMHATHTQFHSYGGSTWGDFESKAKAIAEYVNATKHMSIDIGSIILGDTTTMTADGPMEYDLYQITGRKWTNCDVELETGSGITPFLYSGKSPVNTIQWAIGQELALLIKDPWKVALTTDHPNAGPFIGYPIIISMLMSKKRRDELAAEVHKAIYDRSELPSIDREYDLNEIAIITRGMTARTLGLSEHGKGHLGVGADADIAIYDMTPEERDAGKIQKAFLNTKYTIKAGEIVVKDGEVVAAPEGRTIYVTPECDEKLNEEMLVTLKDRFDKYYSVTFNNYPVQSHYLPHPFEIKAPWRS, from the coding sequence ATGGCGGCAGAAAGTGAGCTGATCATCAAGAACGGCGTGGTTTTCGATCCCATCAACGGCGTGAAGGGCGAGCAGAAAGATATTTGCATCCGTGGCGGGAAGATCGTGGACTCGGTATCGAACCCGAAAGTGATCGATGCAGAAGGGCGCGTGGTCATGCCGGGCGGTGTGGATATCCATGCGCACATTGCTGGCGGGAAGGTCAACTCAGGCCGGCTGATGCGACCAGAAGACGGCCGGAAGGGGCTGGTGCCAAAGACAAAGGTCTGCAGGGCGCAATCGGGCTATTCAGTGCCCAACACCTTTGCGACCGGCTACCGGTATGCCATGATGGGGTACACCTTTGTGATGGAAGCCGCAATGCCACCGCTGGCAGCACGGCACACGCATGAGGAGATGATCGACATCCCGATCCTGGACAACGCGGCAATGCCACTCATTGACAACAACTGGATGACCCTGGAATACATCAAGAGCGGCGATATCGATCTCCTGGCTGCGTATATCGCCTGGATGATCAAGGCGACCAAGGGCTATGGCGTCAAAGTCGTCAACCCGGGAGGAACCGAAGCATGGGCATGGGCAAAGAACTGCAGTCTCCATGACCCGGTACCGACCTTCGACGTTACGCCCGCGGAGATTGTGAAGGGGCTGGCAGAGGCAATGGAGAAGTACGAGATGCCACACAGCGTTCACGTACACCCCAATATGCTTGGCCATCCCGGGAACTTCGAAGTTACTACGGCTACCTATGACCTGGTAAAAGGCATACGACCCTATAGAGACCGGCCGACGATGCACGCAACGCACACGCAGTTCCACTCGTATGGGGGCTCTACCTGGGGCGATTTCGAGTCGAAGGCGAAGGCGATTGCCGAGTATGTCAATGCCACTAAGCATATGAGTATTGATATCGGCTCGATTATATTGGGCGACACCACCACGATGACCGCGGACGGCCCGATGGAGTACGATTTATATCAAATCACCGGCCGCAAATGGACTAATTGCGATGTGGAGCTCGAAACGGGCTCGGGCATTACGCCGTTTCTCTATTCCGGTAAATCACCCGTGAACACCATCCAGTGGGCGATTGGGCAGGAGCTCGCGCTGCTGATCAAAGATCCCTGGAAGGTTGCCTTGACCACCGACCATCCGAACGCCGGTCCGTTCATCGGCTATCCGATCATCATCTCGATGCTCATGAGCAAGAAACGCCGGGATGAACTGGCTGCGGAAGTGCATAAGGCCATCTATGACCGATCTGAGTTGCCGTCAATCGATCGCGAATACGATCTGAACGAGATCGCGATCATCACTCGCGGCATGACCGCAAGGACGCTCGGACTGAGCGAGCACGGCAAAGGACACCTCGGTGTCGGCGCGGACGCGGACATTGCGATCTACGATATGACGCCGGAGGAGCGCGACGCGGGCAAGATCCAGAAGGCGTTCCTGAACACGAAGTACACCATCAAGGCCGGCGAGATCGTGGTGAAAGACGGCGAAGTTGTCGCGGCACCAGAAGGGCGAACTATCTACGTGACGCCCGAATGCGACGAGAAGTTGAACGAAGAGATGCTCGTGACCCTGAAGGACCGGTTCGATAAGTACTACTCCGTGACCTTCAACAACTACCCGGTACAGAGCCATTATCTGCCGCATCCATTCGAGATCAAGGCACCATGGCGGAGCTAA
- a CDS encoding NAAT family transporter — MALSLELGLLLVNSFIILVVVMDPPGSIPIFIAVTRRMSTDERRRELNHAVIVATILLLLFAFLGKLILDLLGISLNSFMIAGGILLLLVSFDLLKGERKCGVVSEAGTGLGVGAVPIGTPMLAGPGAITAVMVIIQSSGVVVVLFAIIAAIIATRLLLGQSYRLYEFMGEVGTEVLSRVIGIIVAAIAIEFIGTGILGMYRLSML, encoded by the coding sequence ATGGCCTTGAGTCTGGAGCTGGGGCTGCTATTGGTGAACTCGTTTATTATCCTCGTTGTGGTCATGGATCCGCCGGGCAGTATCCCGATCTTCATCGCGGTAACGAGGCGGATGAGCACGGACGAACGGCGCCGGGAACTCAATCACGCGGTCATTGTGGCGACCATTCTTTTGCTGCTCTTCGCGTTCCTCGGGAAGCTTATCCTGGACCTTCTGGGCATCAGTCTGAACAGCTTCATGATCGCGGGCGGTATTCTCCTGCTGCTGGTCTCCTTTGATCTGTTGAAGGGCGAGCGCAAATGTGGTGTCGTGAGCGAAGCGGGCACGGGATTAGGTGTTGGCGCCGTGCCAATCGGAACGCCGATGCTCGCGGGACCCGGTGCTATTACCGCGGTGATGGTGATCATCCAGTCGTCCGGCGTTGTTGTCGTGCTGTTCGCGATCATCGCCGCGATCATTGCCACACGATTACTCTTGGGGCAGTCGTATCGGCTCTACGAGTTCATGGGTGAGGTCGGCACCGAGGTGTTAAGCAGGGTGATCGGCATCATCGTCGCGGCGATCGCGATCGAGTTCATCGGCACCGGGATCCTGGGCATGTACCGGCTCAGCATGCTCTGA
- a CDS encoding tRNA CCA-pyrophosphorylase, producing MEGISVNLISGRTAVQGQNLDSKLTDEYFAEVARCDLNGADMEQLGVAKDDHVKVTTAYGQVVVRVDQDDGVLAGMAFIPMGPWCNAVVDGDTNGNGMPSFKGIDATVEKTTEPILSIAELMRTYMA from the coding sequence ATGGAGGGAATTAGTGTTAACCTGATAAGTGGGAGAACGGCCGTGCAGGGCCAGAACCTGGACAGCAAACTTACGGACGAATACTTTGCAGAAGTGGCTCGCTGCGATCTGAACGGTGCGGACATGGAGCAACTCGGGGTTGCCAAAGATGACCACGTGAAAGTCACCACTGCCTACGGGCAGGTGGTCGTCCGAGTGGATCAGGACGACGGGGTTCTCGCGGGTATGGCCTTCATTCCCATGGGACCCTGGTGTAACGCGGTGGTTGATGGTGACACGAACGGAAACGGCATGCCCTCGTTCAAGGGGATCGACGCAACGGTGGAGAAGACAACAGAACCGATATTGTCGATAGCTGAGCTGATGCGGACGTATATGGCCTAA
- the aroE gene encoding shikimate dehydrogenase, whose product MKQVYGILGDPVAHSLSPVMQNAAFKQLGMDAVYLAFRVPREELEGAIRGAKSLGIAGLNVTIPLKEDALLFVEPDEFARQIGAINTIDFSTGTPMGYNTDGPGVIRALQERVGDLAGKRVLIIGAGGAARAIAFALDREGAFVTLANRTVARAAQLAARLTNAHAIGLGAELKAQLKATDIMINATSIGMHPRVEETPVTADMLTPELVVFDIVYNPIETKLLADARRAGVHTLITGVKMLVYQGAAAFRIWTKREPPLDVMEQAVLDALQHGLWTSREGASDP is encoded by the coding sequence GTGAAACAGGTCTACGGCATCCTGGGCGACCCCGTCGCGCACAGTCTCTCTCCCGTGATGCAGAACGCGGCCTTTAAGCAGCTCGGCATGGACGCGGTTTATCTTGCGTTCCGCGTCCCCCGCGAGGAGCTCGAGGGTGCGATACGGGGCGCGAAGAGTCTCGGTATCGCGGGGCTCAACGTAACGATACCGTTGAAGGAAGATGCGCTTCTGTTCGTAGAACCTGACGAGTTCGCACGCCAAATCGGCGCGATCAACACTATTGATTTCAGCACCGGAACGCCGATGGGCTACAACACCGATGGGCCTGGCGTGATACGTGCCTTACAAGAGCGGGTGGGTGATTTAGCGGGTAAAAGAGTGCTCATTATCGGTGCAGGCGGCGCAGCAAGGGCGATTGCATTTGCTCTTGACCGTGAAGGCGCGTTCGTAACACTTGCAAATCGCACGGTGGCGCGCGCTGCTCAGTTAGCGGCCCGGCTCACGAACGCGCACGCCATTGGCCTGGGCGCTGAGCTCAAGGCGCAGCTCAAGGCTACCGATATCATGATCAATGCCACATCGATCGGCATGCATCCGCGTGTGGAGGAAACTCCCGTAACGGCGGACATGCTCACGCCCGAGCTCGTGGTCTTCGATATCGTTTACAATCCGATCGAGACGAAACTGCTCGCGGATGCGCGCCGCGCGGGTGTTCATACGCTTATCACTGGTGTGAAGATGCTGGTCTATCAGGGTGCGGCGGCCTTCCGGATATGGACAAAACGCGAGCCCCCACTCGACGTGATGGAGCAGGCGGTGCTCGACGCGCTCCAGCATGGTCTCTGGACGTCGCGCGAGGGCGCCAGCGATCCGTGA
- a CDS encoding replication factor C small subunit: MQRDEIWTEKYRPKRLSEVAGQDAIIRNLSSYVKARNLPHLIFSGPAGVGKTAAAVALARELFGETWSENFTELNASDERGIEVVRNNIKNFARTMPIGNAAFKIIFLDEADALTDAAQSALRRTMERYSGTCRFILSCNYSSKIIEPIQSRCSVYRFKPLAYDAIAARIRYIADQEGLTISEEVIRAINYVAMGDMRRAVNAVQSAAVLGDELRPEMIYEITAMARPEQIRALIMQALAGQFFEALEALDSLMGKGISGDEILAQMHRLVIAMEIPARKKVELMDRIGEADFRITEGANERIQLDALLASICLAAESV; the protein is encoded by the coding sequence ATGCAGCGAGACGAGATCTGGACTGAGAAATATCGCCCGAAAAGATTGAGCGAGGTGGCCGGGCAAGACGCGATCATCAGGAACCTCAGCTCATACGTGAAGGCCAGGAACTTACCACATCTCATCTTCTCCGGACCCGCAGGTGTCGGGAAGACGGCCGCAGCTGTTGCGCTCGCCCGCGAACTCTTCGGCGAGACCTGGTCTGAGAACTTCACCGAACTCAATGCGAGCGACGAGCGCGGGATCGAGGTCGTCAGGAACAACATCAAGAACTTCGCACGAACCATGCCCATCGGTAACGCGGCCTTCAAGATCATCTTCCTCGACGAGGCGGACGCGCTCACAGACGCCGCGCAGTCCGCATTACGGCGCACGATGGAGCGCTATTCCGGCACATGCCGGTTCATCCTCAGTTGTAACTACTCCTCGAAGATCATCGAGCCTATACAATCCCGATGCTCGGTCTACCGGTTCAAACCGCTTGCATACGACGCCATCGCTGCACGCATACGGTATATCGCGGACCAGGAAGGCCTGACCATATCTGAAGAGGTTATTCGCGCGATTAATTACGTCGCAATGGGTGATATGCGCCGCGCGGTGAACGCCGTGCAAAGCGCGGCCGTGCTCGGTGACGAGCTCAGGCCGGAAATGATTTACGAGATCACCGCGATGGCGCGGCCCGAGCAGATACGGGCGTTGATTATGCAGGCACTTGCCGGGCAATTCTTTGAGGCGCTCGAGGCGCTGGATTCTCTTATGGGCAAAGGGATTTCCGGTGACGAGATCCTGGCGCAGATGCACCGGCTCGTGATCGCCATGGAGATCCCCGCGCGGAAGAAGGTGGAATTGATGGATCGCATCGGCGAAGCGGACTTCCGGATCACCGAGGGCGCAAACGAGCGGATTCAACTGGATGCGTTACTCGCTTCTATCTGCCTCGCTGCGGAGAGCGTTTAG